The window CCTAAATTAACTAATAGCatgcaaaataataaataaaacaaactacaaaaatctttaaaacacttttaaaatatttaaattaactaggcataaaaaattaacatagttaactaattttggatatttttggatCCTAATTCAGATTTCAATTCGAATTGTACACGAAAGCGAAAGAACCTAGTTCTTATGTCccattcatatattttttaataacgGTTCAGATCGGATTTTGGTTTTTTCAGTTCGGGTTAAAGTCCTGATTTCGGTTTCAGTTGATATAACTGTGTGTGTTTGAAAACCAGATGCAGAAGCTGTGTTCGAACAAATGAAGAAACTCGGCATATCACCAACGATGAAATCCCACATGCTGCTTCTATCAGCTTACTCCAGAGCCAGAGACGTGACAAAATGCGAAGCCATCGTGAAAGAGATGAGCGAAAACGGAGTAGAGCCAGACACATTCGTGCTAAACAGCATGCTCAACTTGTACGGCCGGTTAGGACAATTCACCAAGATGGAAAAGATCCTAGCCGAGATGATGCAGAACGGTCCTTGCAAGGCGGATATAAGCACGTACAACATCTTGATCAACGTCTATGGCAAAGCCGGGTACTTGGAGAGAGTCGAGGAGCTTTTCGATGAGGTCAAGGAGAGGAAGCTGAGACCAGACGTTGTGACGTGGACCTCGAGGATGGGTGGTTACTCGAGGAAGAAGCTGTATGTGAAGTGTGTGGAGATATTTGAGGAGATGATTGATTCGGGTTGTGTGCCAGATGGAGGAACAGCTAAGGTGCTTCTTAAGGCTTGTGCTAGTGAGGAGCAAGTGGAACAGGTTACTGAAGTGATTAGGACAATGCATAAGAATGTGTCTGTGAGTTCTCTTGCCCCAAAGTTAGTGGCTAAGTCCTTAACTGTGTCTACTTAATAAAGTTTCGATCTTTATGTACATTATTCATGTTATAATATATGGTCTAGTGTCATAATCGCATAATGATTCAGAAAGTGATATTTATATGAATAAAGGTTTGgtttttataactaaaaaagCAAACCCACCAAACCCTTTTGTCGTATTGATAAGCTGTTCGGTGAGTgcactctctctatctctctctggTGTTGTGTCGGCGTTTTCTCGATCGCTACGAAAAAGATGGCTGCTAGGTTTTTGTGGGCTTCTAGGGCTGCTTCTCATCTAAGGATCTCCGTTGCCCAACGAGGGTTTGCTTCCGGTGATTCTCAGTTTCTTGATTCGTTTCTCTTTGTTTGATGTTTGGTTTCTCTCTGACTCTCTGTGATAATCGAATCTGAGATTGTTACTTATAGAAATGATGGGTTTTTGGTTGTTGTTGATATCTGATCGGATTATAAGAGAAAGTCGGAGGCTTTATGTTTGTATTTGTTCGTATCAAATCACAAATGTTTGCATTTGAATACTCGAGGCTCTGTTAATAATGAGTATTAAATGTGTTCAGACACTTGGGTTGTTGTGTGATGTTCATGTTGTTTGCAGTTTCTCACGTTTTGAATTGAAGTTACTAATGTGTTTGCCTGAAAGAAATCTCCATGATCTTTGTTGTTTGATTCTGTTGGGATGTTGGATCCAAAACTCTCTTTTGTTCTGTTGTGTTTGTGTAGTGGTATTGAAGGATTTGAAGTATGCTGATTCACATGAATGGGTGAAGATTGATGGGAATAAAGCAACGTTTGGTATAACGGATCACGCTCAAGACCACTTGGGTGATGTGGTCTATGTTGAGCTGCCTGATTTGGGACGTTCGGTGTCACAAGGTGAGAGCTTCGGAGCAGTTGAAAGTGTGAAAGCAACTAGTGATATCAACTCTCCCGTCTCTGGTAAGGTGGTTGAAGTCAATGAGGTGCTGACCGAGTCCCCTGGATTGGTGAGTcctctttttgaaaatcaagcATTAGCACAGCTTCACTAGCAACCAATATAGATTTGATTCATTGACTGACATGTTGCTTATGTTGCTGATATGATTTTGTTTGAACTGACAGGTGAACACGAGCCCATATGAAGAAGGATGGATCATAAAGGTGGAGCTGAGTGATGCAGGCGAGGTGGAGAAGCTGATGGATTCAGACAAGTACTCTAAGTTCTGTGAAGAAGAGGACGCCAAGCACTGATCTTTTTCTTCAGGAAGCTTCCACTGCAACAAGGATTGTGTTACACAAAATTTCGATATATGTAGATGGATGAATTGAGATAATTCCGAAGATTTGGATCTTTGCTTCTCTTTTTAAGTATTGTTTTGAATAATAATGGTAGAGAATAATAAGCTTTTGGCATTTACAATTTGATTTGATCTTTCATGGAGTTAACACATATTTGTTTCTCATTTGGcctctttatgtttttttttccaatctCTGCATCTGGGATCTCTAAGTGATAGAATTGATTCTTGAAAAGGTTTCTGATTAATACTGATTCGCCTTGGCATGGCTATTAATATCAAGGGACGAATGGCTCAGATGAAGAAGGATCCATAGGCaataatatatactttttttttgatcaaaaggcaataatatatactaagatTTATATCTCTCAAGAAGTGTGGATACAGGATTCGGACTAACAAAGAAGAATCTAATGAAAAATTTATCACACGAATTAGGTAGAAATATATCAATCATACCAACCGCATGGAACTGTTTTCTTGTTCTTGTCTGGTTCAGGAATAAACCTCAAAAGTACTGTGAAAGGAAACAAAATCTTGTGTGGTGTAGTAATGATACTGTGCACGCACAGTGAGGAAAAGATTTGGGAATGATTGTTGCTTATTGTGGAAGCCAAGCACTCAAAATTGGCCGACAAAGCTACGGAGATGTACCTTGTAATACAAGATTCTTGCCCTGTCAACcctaataataattattattatacaaaTACAGTACTTTCTTGCTTCATATCGAATTTTaagtatttcttttattttaaattatcttaTCATTTGTTCTTTGTCATGTCTTCCACTAATAATATATCTCGGAATCATGATTCATGAGGAAGAGCTGGAGAGAGCTGGAGAGGGTGGGTATTTTTTTACCACAGGTATATTATGATTTACCTTACTACCTAAAGTGGGAAATATAAGAACTCTAATCTCTAAATCCATATGTTGAATCATTCAACCACTGGAGCTTCATAAGCTACTACTATGTGTAGACTTGAAAAAAAagattgtatatattttttttttccagtcaAAGTTTATTTAATAAAGGCCCAAGGCCCATCACGATTACAAGGCCCACATCTATTACGGCCCACTAAAAACCACTAAAAAACCGCAAGCCCAAGAACGGCCCTAGGCCCAAGAGAGCAAATGATGTCGGCCGCATTCCTTCGCGAACCGCCACATCACCTCTGCCTCGACTATCACCGGAGAACCACCCACCGGTTCACCGAACCACACCGGAGCTCTTCGACTCCACACCTTCTTCACCGCGACCGCCTACCCTCCCAAATGCGCCTAATCTCGGAGAGAATCAATCGTGACCGAGATCTCATCCGCCATAGTTCAATACAGGGCCAAGGAAGGGGCTTCGCTCAACCATCGACCTTCCATCAGAGAGCTTCCATCGTCCTCCGACGAGAACTCAGCCAACAAACCCAAGCCAACTTCACATAACTAGTgacaaacacaaaaaaaataaaagaaactaaaCCCTAGAAAGGAACTAAGGGGCCGGAAGCCGGCAACAATGGAACTGTCAGAGCCTCCACGTTCCGGAAGCTTAGCCGGCGCTGCAGAGCTGACGAAGCC is drawn from Brassica rapa cultivar Chiifu-401-42 chromosome A05, CAAS_Brap_v3.01, whole genome shotgun sequence and contains these coding sequences:
- the LOC103867390 gene encoding glycine cleavage system H protein 2, mitochondrial — protein: MAARFLWASRAASHLRISVAQRGFASVVLKDLKYADSHEWVKIDGNKATFGITDHAQDHLGDVVYVELPDLGRSVSQGESFGAVESVKATSDINSPVSGKVVEVNEVLTESPGLVNTSPYEEGWIIKVELSDAGEVEKLMDSDKYSKFCEEEDAKH